A single genomic interval of Tepidibacillus fermentans harbors:
- a CDS encoding protein kinase domain-containing protein: MNLLSKRDKSNDFKAGSLIKGKWNGKQYRVISLLGLGENGQVYLVESQGRQYAMKIVLDTVTFSYEIQMIQRLNEAQGLSLGFSLFDIDDYENQEAEIFPFYVMTYKRGLPLEQFLYGKNEVVYTYTFYRLLKMLQKFHCQRFACGDLKPEHLLVDPFSGEISFVDYGGVTVFFEGIRQYTEIYDRGSWRKGHRLADSHYDLFSATMIFIQLGLGKNKLLQIFRHSRNINEVCDIIPKIKKLRRVIPILKKIIDGEIITVEQAILQVEPMLRHTQSLEERKWKWVEWLFSLSLLFFAVSIYFLLELG, encoded by the coding sequence ATGAATTTATTATCTAAACGAGATAAATCTAACGATTTTAAAGCTGGATCACTCATTAAGGGGAAATGGAACGGAAAGCAATATCGGGTAATTAGCCTCCTTGGTTTAGGGGAAAATGGTCAAGTATATTTAGTTGAGTCACAAGGTAGACAATATGCTATGAAAATAGTTTTGGACACGGTTACCTTTAGTTATGAGATTCAAATGATTCAACGTTTAAATGAAGCCCAAGGACTAAGCCTTGGGTTTTCCTTATTTGATATCGATGATTATGAAAACCAAGAAGCTGAAATTTTCCCTTTTTATGTGATGACCTATAAAAGAGGGTTACCATTGGAACAGTTTCTATATGGGAAAAATGAAGTGGTTTATACCTATACTTTTTATCGTTTGTTAAAAATGTTACAAAAGTTCCATTGTCAACGTTTTGCTTGTGGTGATTTAAAACCAGAACATTTATTAGTAGATCCTTTTAGTGGGGAAATATCTTTTGTCGATTATGGTGGTGTAACTGTATTTTTTGAAGGGATTCGTCAATATACAGAAATCTATGATCGAGGAAGTTGGCGAAAAGGGCATCGATTGGCAGATTCCCATTATGACCTGTTTTCTGCAACCATGATTTTTATCCAATTAGGATTAGGAAAAAATAAATTATTGCAAATTTTTCGTCATTCTCGAAATATAAACGAGGTTTGTGATATAATACCAAAGATTAAAAAGCTAAGACGAGTAATACCTATACTAAAAAAAATTATCGATGGAGAAATAATCACAGTAGAACAAGCCATTCTTCAAGTTGAACCAATGTTACGTCATACTCAGTCATTAGAAGAAAGAAAATGGAAGTGGGTCGAATGGTTATTCTCCTTATCTCTTTTGTTCTTCGCCGTTTCCATTTATTTTCTCCTAGAATTAGGGTAG
- the spoIIE gene encoding stage II sporulation protein E, whose amino-acid sequence MLEKLNVKSGLALRTEIVTWFMDWILSSFQQKLNQLFHLLFRKWEIGYIMMGFLLGRAMILNELSPFGIPFFAVMYHLKREKLLFISLAILLGANLAVHNQAALIFAGMIIFFFTQKWLDTKGKTDLSYTPFLTFVAILLPQVLVHLYDHSSQIYDYFLAGIESVLGFVLTLIFVQAMPIIIYHREQVSLEQEEVIALIILLASVMTGTLGWHVQNFSIEHIASRYFILLFALVGGGSIGSAVGVVTGLILSLSNPNAIYQISLLAFSGLLAGLLKHANKLGVAFGLILGTTILSIYLGNQSEIWISFGESTVAILLLIFTPKTLIKNIAKFIPGTVEFQNHYQEYVAKIRNITSSKIEQYAKMFTQLANSFREISANPKIDETEQLDHFMSQVASKQCQNCFKKNKCWNEEFFKTYKIMTDVMTHIELKGKLAKKDIPVEWVNHCVKYDKTTAELNRIYEEYGNDLYWKNQLEESRQLVAYQLYGVSQVMKDLAEEIKKEGMELSVQEKQIYQSLEQLGLSIRHVNIVNLDEGNVEMEVSQPNCNGRDECAKVIAPLISEVLNENIVVSNKDCQFSSDGTCRMYLRSAKNYEVDTGFAGVAKGGSWLSGDSFSTIEIGNGKFAVALSDGMGNGERAQTESKATLELLQQLLQSGIDETLAIKTINSVLLLRSQEEIFSTVDLAIIDLFNGYTKFLKVGSTPSFIKRGDEVIMVSANNLPVGIMEDIDIDSVGQDLKPGDLLIMMTDGIYDSANHAVNKELWMKRMIQEIETDVPQEFADLLIEKVIRSLQGGIVDDMTVVVSKIDTYKPEWATIKIPGIKRIEREKMIQ is encoded by the coding sequence ATGTTAGAAAAACTTAATGTAAAGAGTGGGTTAGCGTTGCGAACGGAAATAGTTACTTGGTTTATGGATTGGATCTTATCATCATTTCAACAAAAGTTGAATCAATTATTTCATCTTTTGTTTAGAAAATGGGAGATCGGTTATATCATGATGGGTTTTCTATTAGGCCGGGCAATGATTTTAAATGAATTATCCCCATTTGGGATTCCTTTCTTTGCTGTCATGTACCATTTAAAACGAGAAAAACTTCTATTTATTAGTCTTGCGATATTATTGGGTGCTAATTTAGCCGTACATAATCAAGCGGCTTTAATCTTTGCTGGGATGATTATATTCTTTTTTACACAAAAATGGCTTGACACAAAAGGGAAGACGGATCTTTCTTATACGCCATTTCTTACTTTCGTGGCAATATTATTACCGCAAGTACTAGTCCATTTATATGATCATAGCTCCCAGATTTATGACTACTTTTTGGCGGGAATTGAATCTGTACTAGGTTTTGTTTTGACATTGATCTTTGTCCAAGCCATGCCGATCATCATTTATCATCGGGAGCAAGTTTCATTAGAGCAGGAAGAAGTAATCGCCTTAATTATTTTATTAGCTTCTGTGATGACAGGTACACTAGGTTGGCATGTTCAAAACTTTTCGATTGAACATATTGCTTCTAGGTATTTTATTCTCTTATTTGCCCTAGTAGGGGGTGGTTCGATCGGTTCAGCTGTTGGTGTGGTGACGGGTTTAATTTTGAGCTTATCTAACCCGAATGCCATTTACCAGATTAGTTTACTTGCCTTTTCAGGTTTATTAGCAGGGTTATTAAAACACGCCAATAAATTAGGTGTTGCTTTTGGACTTATATTAGGTACTACTATTTTATCCATTTATTTAGGAAACCAGAGTGAAATTTGGATTTCTTTTGGAGAATCGACTGTAGCGATCTTGCTTCTCATTTTTACACCAAAAACGCTCATTAAAAATATTGCTAAATTTATCCCTGGTACCGTTGAATTTCAAAATCATTATCAAGAATATGTTGCAAAAATTCGTAATATCACTTCTAGCAAGATTGAACAATATGCCAAAATGTTTACTCAACTAGCGAATAGTTTTCGAGAAATCTCGGCAAATCCAAAAATTGATGAAACGGAACAATTAGATCATTTTATGAGTCAAGTCGCCTCTAAGCAATGCCAAAATTGTTTTAAGAAGAATAAATGTTGGAATGAAGAATTCTTTAAGACTTATAAAATTATGACAGATGTAATGACCCATATTGAATTAAAGGGTAAATTAGCAAAGAAGGATATTCCCGTCGAATGGGTAAATCATTGTGTCAAATACGATAAAACAACAGCAGAATTAAATCGAATCTATGAAGAATACGGAAATGACCTTTATTGGAAAAACCAATTAGAGGAAAGTAGACAATTGGTTGCATATCAATTATATGGGGTTTCACAAGTGATGAAGGATTTAGCAGAGGAAATTAAAAAGGAGGGAATGGAACTAAGTGTTCAAGAGAAACAAATCTATCAATCTTTGGAGCAGCTAGGGCTATCGATTCGCCATGTCAACATAGTCAATCTGGATGAAGGAAATGTAGAAATGGAGGTGAGTCAACCGAATTGTAATGGTAGGGATGAGTGCGCGAAGGTGATTGCTCCACTGATTTCTGAAGTATTGAATGAAAACATTGTTGTTAGCAATAAAGATTGCCAATTTAGTAGTGATGGAACATGTAGGATGTATTTACGTTCAGCGAAAAACTATGAAGTGGATACAGGATTTGCCGGTGTGGCGAAAGGCGGCTCTTGGTTATCGGGTGATAGTTTTAGTACGATTGAAATTGGGAATGGTAAATTTGCTGTAGCATTAAGTGATGGAATGGGAAATGGTGAACGTGCCCAAACGGAGAGTAAAGCAACATTAGAACTCTTACAACAACTATTACAATCTGGGATCGATGAAACACTAGCGATTAAAACGATTAATTCTGTGTTATTATTGCGTTCTCAAGAGGAAATTTTCTCTACGGTTGATTTAGCCATTATTGATTTATTCAATGGATATACCAAATTCTTAAAAGTTGGATCTACGCCAAGTTTTATCAAACGTGGTGATGAAGTCATCATGGTATCAGCCAATAACTTACCTGTTGGTATTATGGAAGATATTGATATTGATAGTGTTGGACAAGATTTAAAGCCAGGAGATCTCTTGATCATGATGACGGATGGTATTTATGATTCGGCAAATCATGCTGTAAATAAGGAATTATGGATGAAACGAATGATTCAGGAAATCGAGACGGATGTCCCGCAAGAATTTGCTGACCTGCTAATAGAAAAAGTCATCCGATCTTTACAAGGAGGCATTGTTGATGATATGACTGTTGTTGTATCAAAAATTGATACGTACAAACCGGAGTGGGCGACAATTAAGATTCCTGGAATAAAACGAATTGAACGAGAAAAAATGATTCAATAG
- the yabQ gene encoding spore cortex biosynthesis protein YabQ: MTLYQQFQTILFMFVSGFLIGFFFDGYRVLKGKMKLPSLLVFLIDLFFGIFSALLIFALLLWINHGQLRFTIIFAFLFSLWIYYRTTSQEMIRFWLIIYSFIYSLWKLIAKITHLIIIKPIIFLYKSILVLGSFIISSLYGIYRFFKKSLTPPAAKLYQTTKKQGRKIKTNIKKKAGFRSLLKKLFRWKKS; the protein is encoded by the coding sequence GTGACATTATATCAGCAGTTCCAAACGATTCTATTTATGTTCGTGAGTGGCTTCCTTATTGGTTTTTTCTTTGATGGATATCGGGTCTTAAAAGGAAAGATGAAGCTGCCTTCTTTGCTTGTATTTCTCATTGATCTATTTTTCGGTATATTTTCTGCTTTATTGATTTTTGCTCTTTTATTATGGATTAACCATGGACAACTTCGATTTACGATTATATTTGCCTTTTTGTTCAGCTTGTGGATTTATTACCGAACAACCAGTCAGGAAATGATTCGGTTCTGGCTGATCATCTATTCATTCATCTATTCTCTTTGGAAACTGATCGCAAAAATCACCCATTTAATCATAATTAAACCTATTATTTTTCTTTATAAGTCGATTTTGGTTCTTGGAAGTTTTATTATCTCTAGTCTATATGGTATTTATCGCTTCTTTAAAAAATCTTTAACACCTCCCGCAGCCAAATTATATCAAACAACAAAAAAACAGGGCCGAAAAATAAAGACAAATATCAAGAAAAAAGCAGGATTTCGTTCCTTATTGAAGAAGTTATTTAGATGGAAAAAGTCATAA
- a CDS encoding threonine/serine exporter family protein, giving the protein MEVCLLAGKLMLANGGETYRVEDTMLRIAQSFLEGEASSYVTPTGIFLTLQEENQQKTKFIRIHLRSIDLNKVVLVNDISRKISDGLMTIDEAYEKLREIEQLNPLYPMWLKTLAAAISSGLFVLMFGGDWKDSFPAIIAGGIGFIIFVLLHDIAKVKFFAEIVTAFLIGLIVSVSTKMGFGTNLDKIIIGSIMPLVPGVLITNAVRDLMAGDLVSGLARGAEALLTALAIGTGIAVILVFFR; this is encoded by the coding sequence ATGGAAGTCTGTTTGTTAGCAGGTAAACTGATGTTAGCGAATGGTGGGGAAACATATCGGGTTGAAGACACCATGCTTCGTATTGCTCAATCCTTCCTTGAAGGAGAAGCTTCCAGCTATGTAACGCCTACTGGAATCTTCTTAACTCTTCAAGAAGAAAACCAACAGAAAACAAAGTTTATTCGGATTCATCTACGATCGATTGATTTAAATAAAGTTGTTCTTGTCAATGATATTTCCCGCAAAATTAGTGACGGTCTAATGACGATCGATGAAGCCTATGAAAAGTTACGTGAGATCGAACAATTGAACCCCCTTTATCCGATGTGGTTAAAAACGTTGGCTGCGGCTATATCTAGCGGTTTGTTCGTTTTAATGTTTGGTGGGGATTGGAAAGACTCTTTTCCCGCTATTATTGCGGGAGGTATTGGCTTCATTATTTTTGTACTGCTTCACGATATCGCCAAAGTGAAATTTTTTGCTGAAATCGTAACCGCTTTTCTGATTGGTCTGATCGTTTCCGTTTCAACAAAAATGGGTTTTGGAACCAATTTGGATAAGATCATTATCGGATCGATTATGCCTTTAGTTCCTGGGGTTCTAATCACAAATGCCGTACGCGATTTAATGGCTGGTGATCTTGTTTCTGGACTAGCTAGAGGAGCAGAAGCTCTTTTAACTGCATTAGCAATCGGTACAGGAATAGCAGTTATTCTTGTTTTTTTCCGTTAA
- a CDS encoding threonine/serine exporter family protein: MSYYLKLLATGFFSTIAFGIIFNVPKKALISGGIIGMFGWVLYSILSVNYGYDIMAATLISTLFVAIISQLLARIKKMPVTVFSIAGIIPLVPGGPAYETMRNFVENEYSIAIKLATKTLLISGAIAFGLIISGVISQTKKRNDQIHVKQSQSDDQIL; the protein is encoded by the coding sequence ATGTCCTACTATCTTAAATTATTAGCGACCGGTTTTTTTTCAACGATTGCTTTTGGAATCATCTTTAATGTTCCGAAAAAGGCGTTAATTAGTGGTGGAATCATTGGAATGTTTGGTTGGGTGCTATATTCGATATTAAGTGTAAATTATGGATACGATATTATGGCGGCAACTCTGATTTCAACTTTATTCGTTGCAATCATAAGTCAATTGCTTGCAAGGATAAAAAAAATGCCAGTTACTGTATTTAGTATTGCAGGAATCATTCCATTGGTTCCGGGAGGGCCGGCGTACGAAACTATGCGTAACTTTGTGGAGAATGAATACTCAATTGCTATTAAATTGGCTACGAAGACATTACTAATATCTGGAGCGATTGCTTTCGGACTTATTATTTCTGGAGTAATATCACAGACTAAAAAAAGGAATGACCAGATTCATGTTAAACAGAGTCAAAGCGACGATCAAATCTTATAA
- the hpt gene encoding hypoxanthine phosphoribosyltransferase, with amino-acid sequence MENDIKEILISKEELDQKITELGAILSEEYKDTKPLMVCVLKGAILFMSDLIRKMNIPLEVDFMAVSSYGASTESSGVVRILKDLDRTVEGRDLIIVEDIIDSGLTLSYLVDLLNRRNVKSIKIVTLLDKPHRRKVDLKPDLSGFVIPDEFVVGYGLDYAEEYRNLPFIGVLKPEVYQK; translated from the coding sequence ATGGAAAATGACATCAAAGAAATACTGATTTCAAAGGAAGAACTGGATCAAAAAATCACTGAATTAGGAGCGATTTTAAGCGAAGAATATAAGGATACAAAACCATTAATGGTATGTGTTCTAAAAGGTGCCATTTTATTTATGTCAGATTTAATTCGTAAGATGAATATTCCACTTGAAGTTGACTTTATGGCTGTTTCTAGCTATGGCGCTTCTACTGAATCCTCTGGAGTCGTTCGTATTCTAAAAGATTTAGATCGTACGGTAGAAGGACGTGACCTCATAATTGTTGAGGATATCATTGATAGTGGACTTACATTAAGTTATTTAGTCGATTTATTAAATAGAAGGAATGTGAAATCAATTAAGATTGTTACTCTATTGGATAAACCCCATCGTCGTAAAGTGGATTTAAAACCGGATTTAAGCGGTTTTGTTATTCCTGACGAATTTGTTGTTGGTTATGGCTTAGATTATGCAGAAGAATACCGGAATCTTCCTTTCATTGGAGTTTTAAAACCAGAAGTGTATCAAAAATAG
- the tilS gene encoding tRNA lysidine(34) synthetase TilS, producing the protein MLNRVKATIKSYNMISDDRPIIIGVSGGPDSMALLHILTNLVSNPLVVAHLNHQFRGIEANLDAEFVRDQCNKMGIPAVIKEYNVPLYMKEKKLGAQEAARKIRYQFYLETAKEWNAGYLALGHHANDQAETLMMRLIRGTGPHGLSGIPYVREFEGLSIIRPLLDITREEIDQYIKEWSIPYRVDQSNFSTKYFRNEIRLNIIPYLQKYNRKLINHLSQIAKLNQAEDDYMQKVATNELNKSLIEKEKDTYILNVFYLQNLDIALQRRVIHLILSYLNLKEEFTFSHIEKILFLISQSHPSKSLDLPNLRVYREYDKIILKTIKELKHTPYVFEMSIPGVLELPHIKKRIRAYVSEKRNDPSGVWDVFDFHLMKEKKITVRSRRHGDRMQIKGMNGSKKVKDIFIDQKIPKEWRDKQPIIEADGQILWIPGIKRSNLKRISENTESFLYIQLEDL; encoded by the coding sequence ATGTTAAACAGAGTCAAAGCGACGATCAAATCTTATAACATGATTTCAGATGATCGCCCAATTATTATCGGTGTATCTGGTGGACCTGACTCGATGGCCTTATTACACATTTTAACAAATTTGGTTTCCAATCCGCTTGTTGTTGCTCATTTAAATCATCAATTTCGGGGGATTGAAGCGAATCTAGATGCTGAGTTTGTTCGAGATCAGTGCAACAAAATGGGAATACCCGCCGTTATTAAAGAATATAATGTGCCTCTTTATATGAAGGAGAAGAAGTTAGGGGCCCAAGAGGCAGCAAGGAAAATTCGTTATCAATTTTATCTTGAAACGGCAAAGGAGTGGAATGCTGGATATCTAGCATTAGGTCATCATGCTAACGACCAAGCAGAGACATTAATGATGAGGTTGATCCGAGGTACTGGTCCACATGGGTTATCAGGTATCCCTTATGTAAGGGAATTCGAAGGATTGTCGATTATTCGCCCGTTGTTAGACATTACAAGAGAGGAGATTGACCAGTATATAAAGGAATGGTCTATCCCTTATCGTGTTGATCAAAGCAACTTCTCAACAAAATATTTTCGTAACGAAATTCGTTTAAACATTATTCCTTATTTACAAAAGTATAATAGAAAACTCATTAACCATTTAAGTCAAATCGCAAAATTGAATCAAGCTGAAGATGATTACATGCAAAAGGTAGCTACTAATGAACTTAACAAAAGTCTGATCGAAAAAGAGAAGGATACCTATATCTTGAATGTATTCTATTTGCAAAACTTAGACATTGCTTTACAAAGGCGGGTAATTCATCTAATATTAAGTTATCTGAATTTAAAAGAAGAATTTACCTTTTCTCACATAGAAAAAATATTATTTTTGATCAGTCAGTCACATCCATCAAAATCGCTTGATTTACCGAATCTTCGGGTTTATCGAGAGTATGACAAAATTATATTGAAAACAATAAAGGAGTTGAAACATACTCCTTATGTATTTGAGATGTCAATACCAGGCGTTTTGGAATTACCTCATATTAAAAAACGAATAAGAGCTTATGTTTCGGAAAAAAGAAACGATCCTAGTGGGGTTTGGGACGTTTTTGATTTCCATCTCATGAAAGAAAAAAAAATAACGGTTCGGAGTAGACGACATGGTGACCGTATGCAAATCAAAGGGATGAATGGAAGTAAAAAGGTAAAAGATATTTTTATTGATCAGAAAATTCCAAAGGAATGGCGAGACAAGCAACCAATTATTGAAGCAGATGGCCAAATTCTTTGGATTCCAGGAATTAAACGGTCAAACCTAAAACGAATCTCGGAAAATACGGAGTCATTTCTTTATATACAGTTGGAAGATCTCTAG
- a CDS encoding VWA domain-containing protein, whose protein sequence is MRKQLTFQQIILITDGYSNSGISPIEAAKIAYKDGVIIHVIGITDDQKTGVQGITEIEAIAKAGGGYSQIVQVEQVAKTIELFTKKTMNYTIQQVINQQLMQILQHRSYDSLPPNERIEVGKIIDQLSEYSHLKILLLVDRSASMSRKMEKLKEAIYDFQLSIHSRAGDSQIAIAFFPGIENIVDIVLPWTTEISKINPIISKLIPNGNTPTGPALLTSLEYMLPFMKNIDQRQRGVLDEFII, encoded by the coding sequence ATGAGAAAGCAGCTTACTTTTCAACAAATTATTTTAATTACGGATGGGTATTCGAATTCGGGAATATCACCTATTGAAGCAGCAAAAATTGCTTATAAAGATGGGGTCATTATTCATGTCATTGGAATCACGGATGATCAAAAAACGGGGGTTCAAGGGATAACAGAAATTGAAGCAATAGCAAAAGCAGGCGGTGGTTATAGCCAAATTGTTCAAGTCGAACAAGTCGCAAAGACGATAGAGCTTTTTACGAAAAAAACGATGAATTATACGATACAACAAGTGATCAATCAGCAATTGATGCAAATTCTCCAGCACCGCTCTTATGATTCCCTTCCCCCAAATGAACGGATAGAGGTTGGGAAAATCATCGATCAGCTCTCCGAATATAGTCATTTAAAAATTTTACTATTAGTCGATCGTAGCGCAAGCATGTCAAGAAAAATGGAAAAATTAAAAGAAGCCATTTATGATTTTCAGTTAAGCATCCATTCAAGAGCAGGCGATAGTCAAATTGCCATCGCCTTTTTCCCTGGAATCGAAAATATCGTTGATATTGTCTTACCTTGGACAACGGAGATTTCAAAAATAAACCCGATTATTTCTAAGCTCATTCCTAATGGAAATACGCCAACAGGTCCAGCCTTATTAACGAGTTTAGAATATATGCTCCCATTTATGAAAAATATTGATCAAAGACAAAGAGGAGTATTAGATGAATTTATTATCTAA
- the ftsH gene encoding ATP-dependent zinc metalloprotease FtsH has protein sequence MNRFLRNTGFYLLILLLTVGIVSFITKPGIKTEQIPFTQFQKELMEGKYSQITARPDGLTFRIEGVYADTTPTNKKEFYTNVPFSEGFLNTLTKAPVKELRFLEPKKDSIWITFLTSIIPFILIFVLFFFLLNQAQGGGSKVMNFGKSRARLYNEEKKKVTFNDVAGADEEKAELEEIVEYLQDPRKFASLGARIPKGVLLVGPPGTGKTLLARAVAGEANVPFFSISGSDFVEMFVGVGASRVRDLFDNAKKNSPCIIFIDEIDAVGRQRGAGLGGGHDEREQTLNQLLVEMDGFGANEGIIIIAATNRPDILDPALLRPGRFDRQITVDRPDVKGREEILKVHARNKPLADDLKLDVLARRTPGFTGADLENVLNEAALLAARKGRKNITMQEVDEAIDRVIAGPEKKSRMISDKEKRIVAYHEAGHTIVGYHLEHADQVHKVTVVPRGSAGGYTVMLPKEDRYFMTKPELLDKIVGLLGGRVAEEIVLGEVSTGAHNDFERATGIARRMVTEFGMSEKLGPMQFGHGQGQVFLGRDFNREPNYSDKIAYEIDMEIKRIIDESYKRCKEVLQAHRDELELVAQTLMVKETLDADEIRQLIENGKLADEKINREIKIQIQGKENRQDQEVQPNDQANQDEKKDE, from the coding sequence TTGAATCGTTTTTTAAGAAATACAGGATTTTATTTGCTAATATTATTACTAACTGTTGGAATTGTCAGTTTTATAACAAAACCAGGCATAAAAACTGAACAAATTCCATTTACACAATTTCAGAAAGAATTAATGGAAGGTAAATATAGCCAAATCACCGCGCGTCCAGATGGTTTAACTTTTCGGATTGAAGGGGTATATGCAGATACTACACCGACCAATAAAAAAGAATTTTATACCAATGTTCCTTTTAGTGAAGGATTTCTAAATACCTTAACAAAGGCACCGGTTAAAGAGTTACGCTTTTTAGAACCAAAAAAGGATTCGATTTGGATCACCTTTTTAACGTCTATTATTCCGTTTATTCTTATATTTGTTCTTTTCTTTTTCTTATTAAATCAAGCCCAGGGTGGCGGAAGCAAAGTGATGAACTTTGGTAAAAGCCGTGCCCGATTATATAATGAAGAAAAGAAAAAGGTAACATTTAATGATGTCGCAGGGGCTGATGAAGAAAAAGCAGAGCTTGAAGAAATCGTTGAGTATTTACAAGATCCTCGGAAATTTGCGAGCTTAGGGGCTAGAATTCCTAAAGGTGTATTATTAGTTGGACCTCCTGGAACAGGGAAAACCTTGTTGGCTAGAGCTGTTGCTGGTGAAGCAAACGTACCATTTTTTAGTATTAGCGGTTCAGATTTTGTTGAGATGTTTGTGGGTGTTGGAGCATCGAGGGTTCGTGACCTTTTTGATAATGCTAAAAAAAATTCCCCTTGTATTATCTTTATCGATGAGATCGATGCCGTAGGTCGTCAACGTGGTGCTGGTTTAGGTGGTGGCCATGATGAAAGAGAACAAACTCTAAACCAATTATTAGTTGAAATGGACGGTTTTGGTGCGAATGAAGGTATTATTATTATCGCAGCCACAAACCGACCAGATATTTTAGACCCAGCACTCCTTAGACCAGGTCGTTTCGATCGTCAAATTACGGTAGATCGTCCTGATGTAAAAGGACGGGAAGAGATACTGAAAGTACATGCACGAAATAAACCACTTGCTGATGATTTGAAATTAGATGTGTTAGCTAGAAGAACACCAGGATTTACTGGTGCGGATTTAGAGAATGTACTAAATGAAGCTGCTCTCTTAGCTGCAAGAAAAGGTCGAAAGAATATCACGATGCAAGAAGTGGATGAAGCGATTGATCGGGTAATTGCGGGACCAGAGAAAAAGAGCCGAATGATTAGTGATAAAGAAAAACGGATTGTAGCCTATCATGAAGCTGGGCATACCATTGTTGGATATCATTTAGAGCATGCTGATCAGGTTCATAAAGTCACCGTTGTACCTAGAGGTAGTGCAGGTGGATATACGGTAATGTTACCTAAAGAAGATCGTTATTTTATGACAAAGCCTGAATTATTAGATAAGATTGTTGGTTTGTTAGGTGGTCGTGTGGCAGAAGAAATCGTACTAGGTGAAGTAAGTACGGGTGCTCATAATGACTTTGAACGAGCAACAGGTATTGCGAGACGGATGGTTACGGAATTTGGAATGAGTGAAAAATTAGGCCCGATGCAGTTTGGCCATGGTCAAGGACAGGTATTTTTAGGTAGAGACTTTAATCGAGAGCCAAACTATAGTGATAAAATTGCATACGAAATTGATATGGAAATTAAAAGAATTATTGATGAGAGCTATAAGCGTTGTAAAGAAGTTTTACAGGCACATCGTGATGAATTAGAATTGGTTGCTCAAACATTAATGGTAAAAGAAACCTTGGATGCTGACGAAATTAGACAGTTAATTGAGAATGGTAAATTAGCGGACGAAAAGATAAATCGAGAGATTAAAATCCAGATTCAAGGAAAAGAGAATCGCCAAGATCAAGAAGTACAGCCTAATGACCAAGCTAACCAAGATGAAAAGAAAGACGAATAG
- a CDS encoding FtsB family cell division protein: protein MAKTNQGTKNSKKRLQWVLFILFLFLVWAGYTGYNQWTVIQQKKDKIEKLKVQEQNVQKEKQELEKQILLLQKDDYIAEIARKYYFLSKPGEFIFISPQ from the coding sequence GTGGCCAAAACCAACCAAGGAACGAAAAACTCTAAAAAACGTCTTCAATGGGTATTATTCATCCTATTTTTATTTTTGGTTTGGGCAGGATATACAGGATATAATCAATGGACGGTTATTCAACAAAAAAAGGATAAGATCGAAAAATTAAAGGTACAAGAACAAAATGTACAGAAAGAGAAGCAAGAATTAGAAAAACAGATCTTGTTATTACAAAAAGATGATTATATTGCTGAAATTGCTAGGAAATATTATTTTTTATCAAAACCGGGTGAGTTCATTTTTATTTCTCCACAATAA
- a CDS encoding S1 domain-containing RNA-binding protein codes for MSIEIGSKLEGKVTGITHFGAFVELPSGETGLVHISEIADSYVKDVNEFLKVNDIITVKVINVEKDGKIGLSMKKAQEKPVSQTTVVKEKQTKTARSQARRHSNESFDEKLSKFLKDSEERLSNLRKNTDSKRGGRGARRG; via the coding sequence ATGTCAATTGAAATCGGCAGCAAATTAGAAGGAAAAGTCACTGGTATTACCCATTTCGGAGCATTTGTGGAGCTGCCAAGTGGTGAAACTGGTCTCGTTCACATTTCAGAAATTGCTGATAGTTATGTAAAGGATGTTAATGAATTTTTAAAAGTGAATGATATTATCACTGTGAAAGTTATTAACGTTGAAAAAGATGGAAAGATTGGTCTTTCGATGAAGAAGGCTCAAGAAAAACCAGTTAGCCAAACAACCGTAGTAAAGGAAAAACAAACAAAAACAGCTCGTTCTCAAGCTCGTAGGCATTCAAATGAAAGTTTCGATGAGAAATTATCTAAATTTCTGAAAGATAGTGAAGAGCGTCTCTCGAATTTAAGGAAGAACACAGATTCAAAAAGAGGTGGTCGTGGAGCCCGCAGGGGTTAA